The DNA window GAAGACCAATATTAAAAAATTCTTACTCTTGGAATTTGATCCAAGGAGAAAGCCTAGGTGAAACCACAAAAGAATCCGTAATCTATCTAGATGATTCTTATAATCGTTGGGGAGAATTGGAGGATACTCTTCATGAATTGCCAGGCCAGAAGCTCATCTTGAGAAAGAAAAGAGCAGGAGAATTTGATCGTATTGCAAGAAGATTAGAAAGTAGGTCTGTAGGAGTTGCTCTTTCTGGCGGAGGCGCAAAAGGTTTTGCACATTTAGGACTACTCAGATCCTTAACAGAAGCAGGTATACCAATCGATCTGATTGGAGGAACTAGTTCAGGTTCTATCATGGCCGGATTATTTGCAATGGGTTATGGATTCGACGAATCTCTTAGACTGATCAAAGAGGTTTGGATAGAAGCAAAACTTACAAGAGATTATACTCTTCCATTCGTTTCTATTTTGAGAGGCGCGAGATATTCTAGGGCCATCAAAGAATTTTTCGGAAATAGAAAGATAGAAACTCTATTGATCCCTTTTTTAGCCGTGGCATGCGATCTTACGAATTCGAAACCAAAAGTATTTGAAGAAGGAGAAGTTTGGAAAGCGATCCGAGCTAGTACTTCTATACCAGGGATCTTTCCTCCTTTTTATACTGACGGCGCCTTGTATGTGGATGGGGGACTTTGGGATAATCTTCCCGGTTCTTTAGTAAGAAGGAAAGGTGCAGATGTATTGATCTCAGTAGACTTAGGAGCAGGGTCTCAACCGAATAAGGACCAAACTTATGGGTTACTTGTTGAGTCCAGATTTCCGGGGGAAGGTCCTTCTGCCTTAAAACTTTTGGGAAATCAGTTTATGAAAAAGGAAGATAGATATTCTTTCCCTCATATAGGTGAGTTGTTCATGAGATCTATGCTATTATCCAGCCGAAATAATCTTCTTAAAACAAAAGAAAATTCTGATATATTCGTCGAATTACCGGTAAGAGATTTTTCTACATTCGATTGGGATGAATACAAAAGATTATATGAGATAGGCTATGAGCATTCGCAAAGATCCGTAAAGGATTGGGCCAAGATCATTAAGGATAAAGTATATTCGGAAAGGAAGAATAATTAGGCCAAACGGTCGTTTTTCGAAGATTACCCAAGGCTAAAACTTGAAAAAAACTCCTTTTCACGATTTTAAAAGATGCTTAGGATGGGATAATCAGGATGGAATCCAAGTTTAAGCAATATATCGTAACGGATTCCGCAACTCTTGCTGGAAGACTTTCGATCCTCCGCACCAAGATGGCGGCTGATCTTATCAATCTGAAAGACTTTTTTGAGTCTTCAGAGATTAAGGACACTCCTCAATTCGTAGACATTTTATTTTATATCTCCGACAAAACATTAGAGTTGGAGCATAGTAAGATCAGAGAACAGCTTAGAATGAATCCTCTGATCCTGGCCAGATTCATTTTGAATGCAGACCTTGGTTACGAAGGTTATAAAAATACCGAAATCGAAGATGATCTGATTTTTGGAATATTGCCTGAGATCACATCAGACCTTCTTCTTTCTAAAACTTTCGCAAACGGATTTTTACATCTACATATGATCACTGATCAGTTTGATCTATTACATAAGATCAATACTGCAAAATATGAGATTAACCGATTAACAAGGATTGGTATCAGCTTAGCGAATGAAAAAGATTTTGATAAACTTCTTAGAGAGATCTTATACAGCGCAAGAGAGATCTGTAATGCAGATTCTGGATCCTTGTATCTGGTAGAACAAGACGATATTGGGTTTGTTCGGAATTTACGTTTTAAAATTTCTGCATTGAGTATAGATACAGAGGAGTTTATTCTTCCTATCAATAAATCTAGCATTGCAGGTTATGTTGCAGAAACGGGCAAGGTTCTGAACATCCAAGATGTTTACGATCTGCCTGAGGATGCTGCATTCTCCTTTAATGGAAATTTTGATATATTATCAAATTATCATACAAAATCCATGTTAGTCGTTCCTATGAAAGGTCATAGGGGAGATGTGGTGGGTGTTCTTCAGCTCATCAACCGTAAAAGAAATTTTAACCAAAAATTGTCTATGGAGCAAATGAAAGGGGATGAGATCCAACCTTTCGATGATTATTCCACTCAATTGGTGCTTGGAGTGGCGGGGCAAGCTGCAGTAGCCATACAGAACAATTATCTTTTAAGAGAGATCGAAACATTATTCGAAGGATTTGTAACTGCATCTGTAAATGCGATTGAAGCAAGGGATCCAACCACA is part of the Leptospira saintgironsiae genome and encodes:
- a CDS encoding HD domain-containing phosphohydrolase, with translation MESKFKQYIVTDSATLAGRLSILRTKMAADLINLKDFFESSEIKDTPQFVDILFYISDKTLELEHSKIREQLRMNPLILARFILNADLGYEGYKNTEIEDDLIFGILPEITSDLLLSKTFANGFLHLHMITDQFDLLHKINTAKYEINRLTRIGISLANEKDFDKLLREILYSAREICNADSGSLYLVEQDDIGFVRNLRFKISALSIDTEEFILPINKSSIAGYVAETGKVLNIQDVYDLPEDAAFSFNGNFDILSNYHTKSMLVVPMKGHRGDVVGVLQLINRKRNFNQKLSMEQMKGDEIQPFDDYSTQLVLGVAGQAAVAIQNNYLLREIETLFEGFVTASVNAIEARDPTTSGHSFRVAVLTVGLAETLDRVDFGKYKETKFSKEQLKEIRYASLLHDFGKVGVREKVLVKAKKLEDLEIGLIDWRFRYLKKDFESKLNLRKVEYLKKHGPTGYSDFEKAIEFEFNEECKRLTSMFQIISQSNEPSILEEANSQFLEEIAKMQYITTEGENLELISPYEFGFLTIKKGSLDFDERKEIESHVEHTFQFLSKIPWTNDLKMVPTIAHAHHEKLNGTGYPRGLSGDDIPIQSRIMTISDIFDALTDQDRPYKKAVPVDRALDILEMEAKENHLDGDLLKVFVESKVWEKLNHQGHIK